Genomic DNA from Caldisericota bacterium:
TTTCATTATTTTTAGTCCACTAAGAAGATAATTAGCAAAACGCATAATGCTCCCAAAACAAGACTAATAATACCTATTTTCAAATTTTCTTTTATTTGTGCTGCTGGAATCAATTCTTCTACTGAGATATAAGTCATAAAACCTGCTGCAAGTGCAAGTGATGCTCCTAATAAGTTTAATGATACTTCTTTAAAAAAATAATAACCAAAAATGAAACCGAGCAATTCGAATAATATTGTTCCTGTCGTTATAATAAAAGATTTCATTCTCTTTTTAGTTAATCCATATAATGGAACAATTGTTGCGATATTCTCTGGTACATCTTGCATCGCAATTCCCAGAGCTACCGTAATCCCCAATACAGGTGATAAAACAAACCCAACACCAATCGCCAATCCTTCTGGTATATTATGCAAAGCCATGCCGATAACAAGCATGGTAACGCTTCTTTTAACAGATGGTTTTTCTTTTTTCATTAACTCGGGATTTATATGAGGCAAAATTTTATCAACAATCCACATTATTGCTATTCCGAAAACAAAGGACATTATTACTAAGGAAATTGATGAAATTTTCAAGCTTTCAGGTATTAATTGAAAAAACGATATACCAAGCATCATTGAAGCAGCAAATGCTAAAGAACCATACAAAATATTTTTCTCTGGCTTTTTTATTAATCCAACTACTGAGCCTAAAATTTGTCCAACAAAAATTAGAGATACTATCAATAATAAATTATTCATTGTATCATGCCTTTAAGATTAAGAATATAAAGTTCGTAAAATTATTGTTTAAATCGGTGTTTCTAATTTTATTAACTCTCATTTTTCTTCCCCTTTCTTTGTCTTACCAGCCGTACGATTCCTGCCAAAAGATTCATCCTCGGCACAGAGTGCATATAGCTTTTATAGTCATCGCCAAACTTCCCTATGAGACGCTGGTCTTCTTGTCTTGAAATTAAGTAAACACACATCATACCTATAATCCCAACAATTATCGTTAATCCATGTTGACTCCATAAAATAATTGCAAGGTACATAAGCAACAAACCCAGATAGAGTGGATGCCGAACAACAGAGTAAATTCCTGTGTCAACAAGGGCTGAGGTCTCGGTCCAATCATTTCCCTTTTTCACCTTGCCTTTAGTGCGAAAAACAAACATAGGTAGAAAGATTAAAACAAGACCAACCGCTAAGATTATCCAGCCGACATACCGTAGCTCTTCGATGCCAACAGGATTAACTAAAAACCAGAGCAACAGATAGGCCAAGACAAGCAAGATGCCCGCAACATAATACAGAAATCTGTCCTTATTCCCTATTTTCATAAACCACCCTAACACTTTATACCCTACAATTTTTTTAAGTCAAATAAATTTATAAAAAGCTATCCTGCCCCGGGATAAATCTCTCTTTTATGTTTTTCTTTGTCATTCTGCTTTTTTCCTTGGCATGAATTACGCCAAGTCTGAAGTGAAGAATCTCTCTTTTAGTCTTTT
This window encodes:
- a CDS encoding ZIP family metal transporter, with translation MNNLLLIVSLIFVGQILGSVVGLIKKPEKNILYGSLAFAASMMLGISFFQLIPESLKISSISLVIMSFVFGIAIMWIVDKILPHINPELMKKEKPSVKRSVTMLVIGMALHNIPEGLAIGVGFVLSPVLGITVALGIAMQDVPENIATIVPLYGLTKKRMKSFIITTGTILFELLGFIFGYYFFKEVSLNLLGASLALAAGFMTYISVEELIPAAQIKENLKIGIISLVLGALCVLLIIFLVD
- a CDS encoding isoprenylcysteine carboxylmethyltransferase family protein encodes the protein MKIGNKDRFLYYVAGILLVLAYLLLWFLVNPVGIEELRYVGWIILAVGLVLIFLPMFVFRTKGKVKKGNDWTETSALVDTGIYSVVRHPLYLGLLLMYLAIILWSQHGLTIIVGIIGMMCVYLISRQEDQRLIGKFGDDYKSYMHSVPRMNLLAGIVRLVRQRKGKKNES